The Pirellulales bacterium region CTGGCCCCGTTAGGCACAGGCCTTCTGTACATTCGCCCCGGACTGGAGAGCGAACTGCAAACGTCCCGTCAGGGAGGCACCGGAACTCGCAGCGACGAAGACCAGCAACCCGATTCGCTTCCCGACAAATTCGAAGCCGGAAATCACAATGTTCCCGGATTGGTCGGCCTGGCCGCAGCTTTGCGCTGGCTGGAAATGCGCGGCATTGCAAACATTCAAGCTCATGAACACGCTCTTAGCGCACAACTCCGCGAGGGCTTACGGCAACTTCGCGGTGTGATGTTGCACTGCGACGAACCTGCACTTGCGTCCGCGACTCGCTCGAATGCCCAAGCATGCCGCTCCGTGGGCGTTGTCAGTATCTCGCTCGCCGGGTATGATCCGCAAGAAGCCGCCGCGGCGTTGGATGCCAACTTCGGCGTGCAAGTTCGCGCCGGTTTGCACTGTGCTCCGCGCATGCACGAAGCCCTTGGCACGCTCCACCGCGGCGGAACGGTCCGTTTTAGCGTCGGTGCCTTCAACACCGTGGAACAAATCGATGCCGCCATCAGTGCCGTCGCAAAACTGGCCGCGGCATCTTGATCTTCCATTCGCAAGTCTCTAAAAACCCTCACTGACTCACGAACTACTTTTTTCACTTCCTCACCCTGGCTTCATCCTTCATGCCCCGCGCTCCCTGGTTTCAAGATGGCCTCCGCTTTCAATGCACCCAGTGCGGCGATTGCTGCACCGGCGCCCCAGGCTATGTGTGGGTTACCGAAGATGAAATCGCGGCTTTAGCCAAATTGCTGGGTCTGGCGGCTGACGATTTCGAAGCCCGTTACGTCCGCTGCATTGGCACACGCAAAAGTCTCATTGAATTCGACAACGGCGATTGCGTTTTCTTCGACAACCAATCGCGCAAGTGTAAAGTCTACGAAGCCAGACCCCGCCAATGCCGCACCTGGCCCTTTTGGGATTCCAACATTCGCTCGCCGCAGGCCTGGCAAAAAACCTGCGAGGTCTGCCCCGGCAGCGGACAAGGCAAGCTCTACAGCGTGGAAGAAGTGCTGGCGCAATCAGCCGTCATTAAAATCTAATCGCGCACTTGCACTCACAAAATCTTCCGTCTGGGTAAAGTTTAGCGATTGAAACGACGATACTATTGGCCAACAGGCGCAGTCTATCCTGCGCTTGGCGCGACAGCACAGTCTTGGAATCTTTTGCTTAAGTAATTTACTAAT contains the following coding sequences:
- a CDS encoding YkgJ family cysteine cluster protein translates to MPRAPWFQDGLRFQCTQCGDCCTGAPGYVWVTEDEIAALAKLLGLAADDFEARYVRCIGTRKSLIEFDNGDCVFFDNQSRKCKVYEARPRQCRTWPFWDSNIRSPQAWQKTCEVCPGSGQGKLYSVEEVLAQSAVIKI